From Marinoscillum sp. 108, a single genomic window includes:
- a CDS encoding lactonase family protein translates to MMNFRHLTALLLGIFVLSCTQKSTKMDLLIGTYTDQTSEGIYKVSFDTQTGELSDLQLAVEAASPSYLSISPDHKYVYAVGERGDGAVVSYAWGKDGLQRINQVSSMGINPCYVDFSADKKLVAVANYSSGNGAVYAVAEDGSIVGEPSTYQHEGVGLDSANRQEAAHAHCALFSKDSRFVYVVDLGIDQVVGYPVVDGAIGEGFTALQLTPGDGPRHMVFHPTKNLAFLINELSNSVISIDVDTETGRLTEIDRANTVPEDFTEHSQCADIHLSSDGKFLYGSNRGHDSIAIFSVGESGELERIGVESVQGKWPRNFTLSPDEKFLLVANKDTDNITVFSRDPKTGLLSYTDQEIEVSRPVCLKF, encoded by the coding sequence ATGATGAATTTTCGACACCTGACCGCCCTGCTATTGGGCATTTTTGTTCTTTCCTGCACTCAAAAAAGCACTAAAATGGATTTGCTGATTGGCACCTATACCGACCAGACAAGTGAGGGGATTTATAAAGTCTCCTTTGATACTCAGACTGGGGAGCTTTCGGATCTCCAGCTGGCTGTAGAGGCGGCGAGCCCGTCTTACCTGTCCATTAGCCCGGATCATAAATATGTGTACGCTGTAGGAGAGCGCGGAGATGGTGCGGTGGTATCCTATGCCTGGGGCAAGGATGGGCTGCAGCGGATCAATCAGGTGTCGTCCATGGGGATCAATCCCTGCTATGTGGACTTCAGCGCTGACAAGAAACTGGTGGCAGTGGCTAACTATTCTTCTGGTAACGGAGCGGTGTATGCTGTGGCCGAGGATGGCAGTATTGTAGGGGAGCCCTCTACTTATCAGCATGAAGGTGTTGGGCTGGACTCTGCCAACAGGCAGGAAGCTGCTCACGCACATTGTGCGCTATTCTCCAAAGACAGTCGTTTCGTCTATGTGGTGGATCTGGGGATCGATCAGGTGGTGGGTTACCCGGTAGTGGATGGAGCCATAGGAGAGGGTTTTACGGCTTTGCAACTTACTCCGGGAGACGGCCCGAGGCATATGGTATTTCACCCGACTAAGAACCTGGCTTTTTTAATCAATGAGCTTTCGAACAGTGTGATTTCCATTGATGTGGATACTGAGACAGGTAGGCTTACGGAAATTGATCGGGCTAATACAGTACCTGAAGATTTTACGGAGCATAGTCAGTGCGCCGATATTCACCTCTCCAGCGATGGCAAATTCCTGTATGGATCCAACAGAGGGCATGACAGCATTGCTATTTTCTCAGTAGGCGAAAGTGGTGAGCTGGAGCGCATAGGTGTGGAGTCTGTACAAGGTAAATGGCCCAGAAATTTCACACTTTCTCCAGACGAGAAGTTTCTTTTGGTCGCCAACAAAGACACAGATAACATTACCGTGTTTTCCAGAGATCCCAAAACCGGATTACTCTCTTATACCGATCAGGAGATTGAAGTTTCAAGGCCCGTTTGCCTGAAGTTCTGA
- a CDS encoding alpha/beta hydrolase — translation MNRSLTSFLLLLCSLACLAQEYTTLTNLPYRNQTERNSDPYISERCVLDLYHPASSGFATVIWFHGGGLTGGNKELPEALQQKNIAIVGVNYRLSPKVRAATCIEDAAAAVAWVFKNIEQYGGDPSKIFVSGHSAGGYLASMVGLDKKYLQAYGIDANDIAGLIPFSGHTITHFTIREERGIPGHQAIVDELAPLYHVRADAPPLLLITGDRELEMLGRYEENAYMMRMMKVAGHQQTTLYEMDGYGHGMTYPAFPLLLNEVKRIVEEK, via the coding sequence ATGAACCGATCGCTTACCTCCTTCCTACTCCTACTTTGCAGCCTGGCATGCCTTGCACAGGAATACACCACCCTGACCAATCTCCCCTATAGAAATCAAACGGAGCGGAACAGTGATCCTTACATTTCGGAGCGCTGTGTCCTGGACCTCTATCACCCTGCCTCCAGTGGATTTGCCACGGTCATCTGGTTTCATGGCGGAGGGCTCACCGGAGGGAATAAGGAGTTACCGGAGGCTCTCCAACAAAAAAACATCGCCATTGTGGGTGTCAACTATCGGCTCAGCCCAAAAGTCAGGGCTGCCACCTGCATAGAGGATGCTGCCGCGGCGGTAGCCTGGGTGTTTAAAAACATTGAACAGTACGGTGGAGATCCGTCAAAAATCTTTGTCTCCGGACACTCTGCCGGGGGATACCTGGCCAGTATGGTAGGACTGGACAAGAAATACCTGCAGGCCTACGGGATAGACGCCAATGACATTGCCGGACTCATTCCTTTCAGTGGTCATACCATCACGCATTTCACCATACGTGAAGAACGTGGCATCCCCGGACATCAGGCGATCGTGGATGAGTTGGCCCCTCTTTATCATGTACGGGCGGATGCTCCCCCCTTGCTGCTCATCACCGGTGACCGGGAGCTGGAAATGCTCGGGAGATATGAGGAAAATGCCTACATGATGCGCATGATGAAGGTGGCCGGCCATCAGCAAACCACCTTGTATGAGATGGATGGTTACGGGCACGGCATGACCTACCCGGCGTTTCCGCTGCTCCTGAACGAGGTGAAGCGAATTGTTGAGGAAAAATAG
- a CDS encoding DnaJ domain-containing protein encodes MKNEYLDTLGLQPGATKAEVKAAYRRLSKIHHPDISKDPNAKEKFIEINEAYNFLTKVGPTPHQETVSYNYNPYVSEYDQWRKEARRRAWQKAKEQERMQQEMIVKILKGFNIVALIIFLTNVMLIVDYILPKKEETQEILSIYRVYESGRHIKKTYRYDEIHFETVTMLFDRGEVTTLKDLGPTGRVITTRLFHTPIAAYISIAGNEERHEQIYSIYRVFGFLIPAILLFLALYRYAVTSLDPKLTLALFLLAFFMIQLWILLLD; translated from the coding sequence GTGAAAAACGAATACCTCGATACGCTGGGACTCCAGCCCGGCGCCACCAAAGCGGAAGTAAAGGCTGCCTACAGACGGCTCTCCAAAATACACCACCCAGACATCAGTAAGGATCCCAACGCCAAGGAGAAATTTATTGAAATCAATGAAGCCTATAATTTCCTCACCAAAGTAGGCCCCACCCCACATCAGGAAACGGTCTCCTATAACTACAACCCTTACGTATCAGAGTATGACCAATGGCGCAAGGAAGCTCGCCGCAGGGCCTGGCAGAAAGCCAAAGAGCAAGAGCGAATGCAGCAGGAAATGATTGTCAAAATTCTCAAGGGCTTCAACATCGTTGCGCTTATTATTTTTCTGACCAATGTGATGCTTATTGTGGACTACATCCTCCCCAAAAAGGAGGAAACGCAGGAAATATTGAGTATCTACAGAGTATACGAGTCAGGACGCCATATCAAAAAGACCTACCGCTACGATGAAATTCATTTTGAAACCGTTACCATGCTTTTTGACAGGGGCGAAGTGACCACCCTCAAGGATCTGGGGCCTACAGGTCGTGTAATCACCACCAGGCTGTTCCACACGCCTATCGCGGCCTACATCAGTATCGCAGGAAATGAAGAAAGACACGAGCAGATTTATAGTATCTACAGAGTGTTCGGATTCCTGATTCCGGCTATACTTCTTTTTCTGGCACTTTACCGATATGCAGTCACCTCCCTGGATCCCAAGCTCACTCTGGCGCTCTTTCTGTTGGCTTTTTTTATGATTCAGCTCTGGATACTCCTTCTGGACTAA
- a CDS encoding M57 family metalloprotease, translating to MKNYLKISAYALLLFLLASCQDQNTPEQPQLEDVPNEILDKVDALGFNANEVRMYDGTLFIEGDIAIPVSKLDQMKPGQRIPTEEQYSTDNLVAGNPRTINVFVDMPQKYKDATDIANARYNAESLNLTFQRVTSSSGADITIKASPWYYRFLGILGSAGFPENGNPYHTILMTRAYYDNVSNINGLATTIAHEMGHCIGMRHTDYMDRSYSCGGVPDNEGDGGVGANHIPGTPTGPDANSWMLACGTPEGDRPFTSNDQVALDYLY from the coding sequence ATGAAAAACTATCTTAAAATCAGCGCCTATGCGCTCTTGCTATTCCTGTTGGCCTCCTGCCAGGATCAGAACACTCCAGAACAACCACAACTGGAAGATGTCCCCAATGAAATACTCGACAAAGTAGATGCCCTCGGCTTCAATGCCAACGAAGTGCGCATGTACGATGGCACCCTCTTTATCGAAGGAGACATTGCCATTCCGGTCTCGAAACTCGATCAAATGAAACCCGGCCAACGAATCCCCACGGAGGAACAGTACAGCACTGACAACCTGGTAGCTGGCAATCCACGTACCATCAACGTATTTGTAGACATGCCTCAGAAGTACAAAGATGCCACTGACATTGCTAATGCCAGATACAATGCGGAAAGCCTTAACCTCACCTTTCAGCGGGTCACCAGCTCCTCAGGTGCAGACATTACCATCAAGGCTTCTCCCTGGTATTATCGTTTCTTAGGAATTCTGGGATCCGCCGGATTCCCAGAAAATGGTAACCCCTATCACACCATTCTGATGACACGCGCCTATTATGACAATGTGAGCAATATCAATGGACTGGCGACTACCATTGCTCATGAAATGGGTCATTGTATCGGCATGCGACACACCGACTATATGGACAGAAGCTATAGCTGCGGTGGAGTACCGGACAACGAAGGAGATGGCGGTGTAGGTGCCAACCACATCCCTGGTACCCCTACCGGTCCGGATGCAAACTCATGGATGCTGGCCTGTGGGACTCCCGAAGGTGACCGGCCATTTACAAGCAACGACCAGGTAGCCCTGGACTATTTGTATTAA
- a CDS encoding SIR2 family protein, with protein sequence MIRFEESLVRQIEIIKKAANAGKLVLFVGAGVSQNSGIPGWGHLTEELRKDLTGIPPGEYSAQVIAQMYFNKFGKRAYTDKVQRILNTESKQPNPIHNLLFDLNPRHILTTNFDNLIELSAYENQHPFSVVSQDTELPTAEYIQLIIKVHGDFSNGGENIVLKEDDYLSYPRKYPLIKSYIESLFASSVILFIGYGYKDDNLKQIIDQVRVYLGDDSHQAYLIRPEPTDNQIELDYFDKKNIQVISYFDDMWNYLKSGNPHDQPLNIEVNGIEGIGLNLFKILNFISKFDPEVYRLSFENVVNQSLTAIGNLNKQLAFIPPFHLMNIFPFNKGQLKWSYVDDYNYDRSNYSLTTKNSELLSLFAAIKTDKNGHFKGVSSKFIKNILPQKLTPEAEKAFSEKLNSDVSALINALNKNLIYDLPISAAQNTSSGKKRITYKIENQLTDCHSLFFKFQFSKSFEIAYSNNSIKLTAQEYLEHGYTFYQFRDYKRACIEFQNASRIAWKQKLYIIYIIASMNIKRLLKSVDFDRDTTGGDSTKTFIENAINQSGVRHLHETAFSLDVSLTEREIIRYLIEDNMSDSVSNKVRKSLFEVRKLPSTYSDSHLSLTYEINSLFVHLNANCIIYDHYTNFKNLVRDAFESYCLNYSKSNPKTQFEIFYLEIAILYISYLDVSDILSDSLIERINIDENNISGFIQIINDLLESSYITNEFGKVSSNNFNDDKVMFGFKDRLSQMINTSLALMAKIDIDSSHFELLTNPILHVIQLMRRHELKHVSGVLLKHQEAFSNIQLETILLNLLDHDIWAYNSIYSVINILKERDENYKIKRADILDKIRSLDFKGEQGLPFRLYEITDIEIKHFIKEVIENRMKETFHEDDYKSAVISDIVEPSLYLSPYLQRILGNTDKRETIINHWHYRFIIEHLIERLHLENLFQNELNELLENSDYFSWLYKPEAFNYERFDKEWLNFERSDWFISRIKNVDILKEKVQEIAETDQDKELAYFFTCHLS encoded by the coding sequence ATGATCCGTTTTGAAGAATCTTTAGTTCGGCAGATTGAAATAATCAAAAAGGCTGCTAATGCAGGAAAGCTTGTTCTTTTCGTTGGAGCCGGGGTTTCTCAAAATTCAGGAATACCTGGCTGGGGGCATTTAACTGAAGAGTTGAGGAAAGATTTAACTGGCATACCTCCTGGTGAGTATAGTGCTCAAGTTATTGCCCAAATGTATTTCAATAAATTTGGAAAAAGAGCGTATACGGATAAGGTTCAGCGAATTCTAAATACTGAAAGCAAACAGCCAAACCCTATTCACAACCTCCTCTTTGACCTGAATCCCAGACACATTTTAACAACAAACTTTGATAATTTGATTGAATTATCGGCCTATGAAAACCAGCACCCTTTTTCCGTAGTATCACAGGACACAGAGTTACCTACAGCTGAATACATACAACTAATTATCAAAGTTCACGGAGATTTTTCAAATGGCGGTGAGAACATTGTGCTAAAGGAAGATGATTACCTGAGCTACCCAAGAAAATACCCTTTGATCAAAAGTTACATTGAATCTCTTTTTGCTTCAAGTGTGATTCTTTTTATCGGCTATGGCTATAAGGATGATAACCTGAAACAAATCATTGATCAGGTTCGGGTCTATTTAGGTGACGATTCCCATCAAGCCTATCTCATCAGACCTGAACCAACAGATAATCAAATAGAACTGGATTACTTCGATAAGAAAAACATCCAGGTGATCTCCTATTTTGATGATATGTGGAATTACCTGAAATCAGGAAACCCTCATGATCAACCCCTCAATATTGAGGTAAACGGAATTGAAGGGATAGGTTTAAACTTATTCAAAATACTGAATTTCATCTCCAAATTTGATCCAGAGGTTTATAGGCTGTCTTTTGAAAATGTAGTGAATCAAAGTTTGACGGCAATAGGAAACTTGAACAAACAACTGGCATTTATTCCTCCATTTCATCTGATGAATATCTTTCCCTTCAACAAAGGTCAGCTGAAATGGTCGTATGTCGATGATTATAATTATGATAGAAGTAACTATTCACTTACTACCAAAAACAGTGAATTGCTTAGTCTATTTGCAGCCATTAAAACTGATAAAAATGGGCATTTCAAGGGGGTTAGTTCCAAATTCATAAAAAATATTCTACCCCAAAAACTTACTCCGGAAGCCGAGAAAGCCTTTAGTGAGAAATTGAATTCGGACGTTTCAGCCCTTATCAATGCATTGAACAAAAACTTGATTTATGATCTCCCTATTTCAGCTGCCCAAAATACGTCTAGTGGCAAAAAAAGAATTACTTACAAGATTGAAAACCAACTCACAGATTGCCACAGTCTTTTCTTCAAATTTCAGTTTTCAAAGTCTTTCGAAATTGCATATTCCAATAATTCAATAAAATTAACTGCTCAAGAGTATTTAGAACATGGATATACTTTTTATCAATTTCGAGATTACAAAAGAGCCTGTATAGAGTTTCAAAATGCCTCGAGAATCGCATGGAAGCAGAAACTTTACATCATATATATAATCGCCTCAATGAATATCAAGAGGTTATTAAAAAGTGTGGATTTTGACCGAGATACGACAGGTGGAGATTCAACAAAAACATTTATTGAAAATGCCATTAATCAGTCTGGTGTCAGGCACCTCCATGAGACGGCCTTTAGTCTGGATGTGTCGCTAACTGAACGTGAAATAATCAGATACCTCATTGAGGATAATATGTCAGATTCAGTTAGCAACAAGGTAAGAAAGTCCCTTTTTGAGGTTAGAAAATTACCCTCTACGTACTCAGATAGTCATTTGTCTCTAACTTATGAGATTAACTCGCTTTTTGTACACCTGAATGCGAATTGCATCATATATGATCACTATACGAATTTTAAAAATCTGGTTCGTGATGCATTCGAATCATACTGTCTGAACTATTCAAAATCCAATCCAAAAACTCAATTTGAAATTTTCTATCTGGAAATTGCTATTCTCTATATCTCCTATCTGGATGTTAGTGATATTTTATCCGATTCCCTAATTGAGAGAATAAATATCGATGAGAACAATATCTCTGGATTCATTCAAATAATTAATGATTTACTTGAATCCAGCTACATAACAAATGAGTTCGGGAAAGTATCATCCAACAATTTTAATGATGATAAGGTGATGTTCGGCTTCAAGGATCGATTGTCGCAGATGATCAATACATCCCTAGCACTAATGGCCAAAATCGATATTGATTCGAGTCATTTTGAGCTTTTAACAAATCCAATTCTGCATGTAATCCAATTGATGAGAAGGCATGAACTAAAGCACGTTTCAGGGGTCTTATTAAAGCATCAGGAAGCATTCAGTAATATTCAATTAGAAACTATACTTCTAAACTTATTGGATCATGACATATGGGCTTATAATTCCATTTATTCTGTCATTAATATACTTAAAGAAAGGGATGAGAATTATAAAATAAAGCGGGCGGATATATTAGATAAAATACGTAGTTTGGATTTTAAAGGTGAGCAAGGCTTACCATTTCGTCTGTATGAAATAACCGATATAGAAATCAAGCATTTTATTAAAGAGGTGATTGAGAATAGAATGAAAGAAACATTTCATGAAGATGATTATAAAAGTGCGGTAATCTCTGACATTGTTGAGCCCTCCTTATACCTATCACCATACCTGCAAAGAATCTTAGGAAATACAGATAAGCGAGAAACAATAATCAATCATTGGCATTACCGATTCATTATTGAGCATTTGATCGAACGACTTCACCTTGAAAATTTATTTCAAAATGAACTAAATGAGCTTTTAGAAAACTCCGATTATTTTTCTTGGCTGTATAAACCTGAAGCTTTCAATTACGAAAGGTTCGATAAGGAATGGCTAAACTTTGAAAGGTCAGATTGGTTTATCAGCAGAATTAAAAATGTGGATATTTTGAAGGAAAAAGTCCAAGAAATTGCAGAAACAGATCAAGATAAGGAACTCGCCTATTTTTTCACTTGCCATTTATCCTAA